atgttttgataattatacacttaacaaaattttctcttacatttacaaaatttgatttaatatattttatcaaaaagatATAACTTAAAGAATATatcaaaattgtaattttaaatatatacatatatattactaaatatacatttaataattttttttaatcttaacaaaatttgtattttaaaataattttaaattttttatttcggCACATGGtgtaggaaaacacctagttgaAACACATTTATCCGAAAATAAAAGTATCCAACTGAAAAAATTTGAAACTGAATCTAAACAAGATTTCTTAAATACCCAAACAAAATTTGGAACAGAAAAACTAGAACTGAATGAGAATAAAATCAATAACCTGACAGTAGGCTGACGTACTAACTACTAAAGCACATGCACACCCTTTTTGCGACTTGCTACAGTATTAACTGTATCATCTTTAAGAGAGTTGAAAGGATCTGCTCGACCAcgattttaaaaactcaaaacgGCACTAATTTTccatagataaaaaaaaatatatatatatgtaaagaaAGGTCTTCAGTTAACTTCAGTTTTGGAAGGACATGGAGTTCTCATAATGATCAGAAACAGACACAGAAAAAGAATCAGAAACAGAATCAGAAAAAGAAGTATGGTCCTTCTTAAGCTTGGACATAGGCAGTCCTTCAATTGTAACACTTCTCATGCTTTTTTCCTCCAAATTGTAATAGAAAAGACGAAAGGGATCAGACAACTCTTTCGCAACCAGACAAACCTCGCCGGTTGAAAAAGTTTCCATGACCTTGAAGTCAAGCCCAGCAGCAGATTCAGGCAAAGCAAAAGTGTTCATAGACCAAACCTCTTTCTCAGCATCTTCTAGAACCCACAATCGAAAACTACCCTCACGAGGATTCTCCACCACTCCAATTCTCCCTCTGTAGTTGATTAAAGTTTTATCCGTAAGAACCCATGGTCCAGCAAGCCACATACTATGATAACTCGTCGGTACAAGTCTGCTTGGTACTTTGATGATGGGGTGAACGTTTCAAGCCTAACATCAAATCTCCCAACTATAGAATTATGCGGGTGATCAATATCCGTCAAATAGGCCCCGTAGTATATGGTTCCGTTCATATACAAACCCTTTGTACAAACAACGTGGGGATATGCTACTACACACGGAGCTTCTCTCCATGTTTCTTCTCCTCCCAATACCGCAACCTTGTGCTCAAATCGCCTAGATGGCCAATTATCAAGGGCAAGCACTTTGTATTGATCTCCAACAGGATCGTACCCCAACATATATACGGGGCATCCAAAAATTTCTTGAGTATCTTTGAATTTGAAATTGGGAAAAGTATGCACTGTCCTTGTTTTGCTAGGGTTACAAATTCCCACGTCCTTGGAACCGGCCCCGACGCAGATCAAGCCCTGACATGCGTTATACACCTTTTTGCCTTTAGTTTTGACTAGGACCAGATCTTTGTTAGAAGTAGAAGAGTGTGAAGGTGCGTTTGGGTTAGGCGTCGAGGCTACCAGAATCTTTTCTCCGTAAAAATCGGCAAAGACAATGAGGAGACGAGGAGGAGCTGTGATATTCAAGTGCCTGTTTCTGAAGTCTCGGCTGGTGATGATAGATGACCAAAGCTTGGAGACGCATCGAAATCTCAATAGAGATTTCAAAGGCAACCCTAAGAGTATATTGGTCTGAAGATCAAGAGGGATGTAGATCGGTTTCATAGTATAGATCGTTGCCTGCTTGGGACAGAAGCTTTGTGTCTTTACGGAACCGAACCCTAAAAGAAAAGACGACCCTAGTTACCAATTAACTACGACGTATTTAACAAAATGGTTCAGAAACTTTTCACATCTTAACATGGGCCTCAACGAAGTAGgctttaaagtttaaatttgataaaaataaagtatGCTTTGCTTTAAacgattttttaaaagtatgcAACAAAGAAGATATATAATACAACCGCTAGTTGGCAACATAAGTTTGTCGGTTattcataaatttaatttataaatataaatgtacaATTCGCTAGTATAGTTTGGTAATCCATATTAATAGCATGATTTGAAAATGTAGATGAATGTATATTTAAAGAAGGCATAGCTTCAAAGTAATAAAGTAGAAACCTAACTAAGGCCTACGAGATAAGATAGCATATGGAAAAGAAACAACTCTAGAGATGTTAATGTCTTTCTTAAGACTTAGAAATATACCTTAATGTCTTTTTAAAAACTTAGAAATATaccttattgttttttttttacatctagAGATTGTgctaaaatgaaataaaatacaCACTAACCATTGATTAAAACTACCTGCTTCACCTCGCCGCATCAGAGACGCCTAAAATCAGACTATGTTCTGCATATCTGAAGACACGTGCCTTTGGTGCTGGCTTCAGTTTTCTATCCTGAAGACTCTGCCAAACCACTTGTCACGTTAACCCCACCAGAAAACATGAACTGGTCCCGAGTCCTGACCATAACACATTAACACtacaattttatttacaaagtattcaaattatattttacatttctagttaaaaaatcataaattttccATTCAAAGTCtctaaaaatttacaattttccgatatttttttcattataactAAGAATTGGAACAAGACTGATGAATTACAAACTTACAACTTACTAAGCCTAAGTAAATTAATGCAAAAAGCTGAGATTAAATAACATTAATCAGAACCAATTCCCTTTTTTCTAGTTTTGACTGTATAGCCTATAAATCTCATCATGTAGAGCTCTGACCAGACCCGATCCGAATACCAGAAGCAACCGGGTCAGATGCAAACAGTTATCATGAACTGTTCACCTAAGACGAgcctctgttttttctttctcttcatcTCTCAATGTGTCGCACCGTTACTCTCAGTACTCCGACGCACCACCTGATCACCATCCTTCACgtcatcatcaccatcttcaTCATCGTCACAAGTACAGCTCTTTTCAGCCGGCGTCGCCAAGTAAGTGGGCTTGACGTCTCCGGCCATAATCACCAAGAACTTCTCCGGCAAAGGTACAGCCTTCACCGCTTTATCGGGTTTCACATCTCCGGCCTCaagatctctctctctgctcTGGTCCTCCTCACCGTCGAGATAACCGGAGAGACGCCAGTAAGAGCAGGCGAGGATCAGAAGAGCGAAAGCGATGAGACCAAGCATCGCCGCTAAACCACCGAAAAGATAAGGAACAGGTGAATGCCACGGCGAGTGAGGTCCTCCCATGGCTGTTCTGTTCCCGTCGACGTTTTCTCTTGGAGGGTAATATTGTCTTCCTCCCATTTTCTTATGAActtagagaaagagaaaaaggtGGTTctgagttttttcttttctagatAGAAAATGTTTTTGGTGAGAGGAGGAGAAGTGTGACGATGGGATTTATAGAAGAGAGCAAGCGAATTAACGTTGTGGATTGTGTGTGACGTATAATAATTCGTTTTATATTATTTCGTATGAGATCCGTTTTGGTTCATTTTTACTATTAATCTTCTGTATATTATAAAGAGAATAGCACATGATAGCAATGGAACTTTATTCTGAAGATAACATACAAAGAATTTTTTTCCTAACTAGTAttactaaaagtaaaaaaaaaaaattaattgtttatattttatattttatatttatatttaagtttaaGTGATTATGATTTACGATTAACTATTTAGCGGGTGAAGCTTAGGTAAAATTTAGGGTTTGCAATAATTTTagctatttttcttttaataaatgtaattttggaatttttctctttgtatattattttgtcaTAACTTTTATGTGCTATATGATATATTTGCCCAAAACAGCAAATTCAGTTTAAGTTTATTGGTCAATCAAATTATCTTTATGATGATTGTGTGGAGTCGTGAcgttaatatataagtatataactatgatttgtattttattttgtaccGTTTTCTAAGAATAGGTGATGTATCCAAATGGAACTAATTAAACTGATGTGAATTTGTAACTAAAAAGAGCCCATCAACTCATTTTTCTATTATTTCtaaaa
Above is a genomic segment from Raphanus sativus cultivar WK10039 unplaced genomic scaffold, ASM80110v3 Scaffold0060, whole genome shotgun sequence containing:
- the LOC130500928 gene encoding LOW QUALITY PROTEIN: putative F-box protein At3g47150 (The sequence of the model RefSeq protein was modified relative to this genomic sequence to represent the inferred CDS: deleted 2 bases in 1 codon) — its product is MRRGEAGFGSVKTQSFCPKQATIYTMKPIYIPLDLQTNILLGLPLKSLLRFRCVSKLWSSIITSRDFRNRHLNITAPPRLLIVFADFYGEKILVASTPNPNAPSHSSTSNKDLVLVKTKGKKVYNACQGLICVGAGSKDVGICNPSKTRTVHTFPNFKFKDTQEIFGCPVYMLGYDPVGDQYKVLALDNWPSRRFEHKVAVLGGEETWREAPCVVAYPHVVCTKGLYMNGTIYYGAYLTDIDHPHNSIVGRFDVRLETFTIIKVPSRLVPTSYHSMWLAGPWVLTDKTLINYRGRIGVVENPREGSFRLWVLEDAEKEVWSMNTFALPESAAGLDFKVMETFSTGEVCLVAKELSDPFRLFYYNLEEKSMRSVTIEGLPMSKLKKDHTSFSDSVSDSFSVSVSDHYENSMSFQN
- the LOC130500929 gene encoding protein GLUTAMINE DUMPER 3-like, whose protein sequence is MGGRQYYPPRENVDGNRTAMGGPHSPWHSPVPYLFGGLAAMLGLIAFALLILACSYWRLSGYLDGEEDQSRERDLEAGDVKPDKAVKAVPLPEKFLVIMAGDVKPTYLATPAEKSCTCDDDEDGDDDVKDGDQVVRRSTESNGATH